Proteins encoded by one window of Labilithrix sp.:
- a CDS encoding MFS transporter codes for MLRRNRNFALLFAAQIVSLLGSGATTIGLALFAYRLAGRDEATALVGNALMLRILAFLVFSQPAGVLADRGSRKRILIASDVLRAALLAFMPFVTAVWHVYVVVFLLNALTAFFTPTFEASIPAVVAEEDLVRALGLSRIASDVEALASPVVAAAIVAFVGVDGVFWFDAATYLGSALLVGLVALPKANARDQRMSFRGFVRDLGVGMRIVLREPSLRQAILLSFAEATAGAGAIVVTVALVRNVLGRGETAVSLVMAAVGVGSSMMALALGRVTGRYERRVAPNEVHAARHRWGRRALLAGGLCMSAALLPIALGPPLIAVAALWSILGAGQALVAIPGSTLLAEHTSQAERGRAYAAHFALTHACWLVTYPAMGHAAVRWGAPTALTAAGATCLVVTVLAAIVRPADPRHSHA; via the coding sequence TCTTCGCGTATCGGCTGGCGGGCCGCGACGAGGCAACGGCGCTCGTGGGGAACGCGCTGATGCTGCGAATCCTCGCGTTTCTCGTGTTTTCGCAGCCCGCGGGGGTGCTCGCCGATCGCGGATCTCGGAAGCGGATCCTGATCGCGTCCGACGTTCTCCGCGCCGCGCTCCTCGCCTTCATGCCGTTCGTGACCGCCGTCTGGCACGTCTACGTCGTCGTCTTCCTGCTCAACGCGCTGACCGCCTTCTTCACGCCGACGTTCGAGGCGAGCATCCCCGCGGTGGTCGCGGAGGAAGACCTCGTGCGGGCGCTCGGTCTGTCGCGCATCGCGAGCGACGTCGAGGCGTTGGCTTCCCCCGTGGTCGCCGCCGCGATCGTCGCCTTCGTCGGGGTCGACGGGGTCTTTTGGTTCGACGCCGCGACCTATCTCGGCTCGGCGCTTCTCGTCGGGCTCGTCGCGCTGCCCAAGGCGAACGCGCGCGACCAGCGGATGTCGTTTCGCGGCTTCGTCCGCGATCTCGGTGTCGGCATGCGGATCGTCTTGCGTGAGCCCTCGCTCCGTCAGGCGATCTTGCTCAGCTTCGCCGAGGCGACGGCCGGGGCGGGCGCGATCGTGGTGACCGTCGCGCTCGTTCGAAACGTGCTCGGGCGAGGGGAGACGGCGGTGTCGCTCGTGATGGCCGCGGTCGGCGTGGGCTCATCGATGATGGCGCTCGCGCTCGGGCGCGTGACAGGCCGGTACGAGCGCCGAGTGGCGCCGAACGAGGTTCACGCGGCGCGGCATCGCTGGGGTCGCCGCGCGCTCCTCGCGGGTGGTCTTTGCATGAGCGCGGCGCTTCTCCCGATCGCGCTCGGCCCACCGCTGATCGCCGTCGCGGCGCTCTGGTCGATCCTCGGCGCGGGCCAAGCCCTCGTGGCGATCCCGGGCTCCACGCTCCTCGCCGAGCATACGTCGCAGGCCGAACGCGGACGCGCGTACGCCGCGCATTTCGCGCTCACGCACGCGTGTTGGCTGGTCACCTATCCCGCGATGGGCCACGCTGCGGTCCGCTGGGGAGCGCCCACCGCGCTGACCGCCGCGGGCGCGACCTGTCTCGTCGTGACGGTGCTCGCGGCGATCGTACGGCCGGCGGATCCTCGGCACTCGCACGCGTGA